Proteins co-encoded in one Acidobacteriota bacterium genomic window:
- a CDS encoding DUF1223 domain-containing protein has product MSAALRLATVAIALLPLAAFAQSRTPVLVELFTSEGCSSCPPADKLLAALKAQQPVSGVQVVVLEEHVDYWEGLGWHDRFSSPLYTLRQKGYAPRLRFDDPYTPQMVVDGSFQFTGNDPSKALTSIAKAAESPKIPLDLAAPTMDGKHVASSVSTSSKDPLPHDDLYAALVDLTDSTDVKGGENGGHHLDHVNVVRTFQRIGKLQDLAKGPVPFRISAPSEESASHMNLIVFAQISDQGAIRGVATVPAQKQP; this is encoded by the coding sequence ATGTCAGCAGCTCTTCGTCTCGCAACCGTTGCCATTGCGTTACTTCCTCTCGCAGCCTTTGCCCAGTCCCGCACTCCTGTTCTCGTCGAACTCTTTACATCCGAGGGATGCTCCAGTTGTCCACCTGCCGACAAGCTTCTGGCAGCGCTGAAGGCCCAACAGCCCGTCAGCGGCGTCCAGGTCGTCGTCCTTGAAGAGCACGTCGACTACTGGGAGGGTCTGGGCTGGCATGATCGATTCTCCTCGCCCCTCTATACCCTGCGGCAGAAAGGCTATGCTCCGCGGCTCCGGTTCGACGATCCGTACACTCCGCAGATGGTTGTCGATGGCTCCTTCCAGTTCACCGGCAACGACCCATCCAAGGCTCTGACATCCATCGCCAAAGCAGCGGAGTCGCCCAAGATTCCCCTTGATCTCGCAGCGCCGACGATGGACGGAAAGCACGTCGCCAGCTCCGTCTCCACATCGAGCAAAGATCCCCTGCCTCACGACGATCTCTATGCGGCCCTGGTCGATCTCACCGACTCTACCGACGTCAAGGGTGGCGAAAACGGAGGTCACCACCTTGACCACGTCAACGTCGTTCGCACCTTTCAGCGCATCGGAAAGCTGCAGGACCTCGCCAAGGGCCCGGTCCCGTTTCGCATCTCGGCGCCCTCTGAGGAATCCGCGTCACATATGAACCTAATCGTCTTCGCCCAGATCTCCGATCAAGGCGCCATTCGTGGAGTCGCAACAGTCCCTGCACAAAAACAACCTTAA